The Flavobacterium praedii genome window below encodes:
- the uvrA gene encoding excinuclease ABC subunit UvrA produces MPIDISKLDPKKNIIIKGAQVHNLKNVDVAIPRNKLVVITGLSGSGKSSLAFDTLYAEGQRRYVESLSSYARQFLGRLDKPKVEYIKGIAPAIAIEQKVNTTNARSTVGTSTEIYDYIKLLYARIGRTYSPISGLEVKKNTVTDVVTTVKDFELESKWLLLAPIHLEEGRQLEDKLKVLLQQGFARILVNNVMVRLDDFDISEQHTLDHKDILLIIDRIVVKEEEEFYNRLSDAVQTAFFEGKGICFLHELNSDKKFSFSNNFELDGITFLEPNVHLFSFNNPYGACPVCEGYGNIIGIDAELVVPNTSLSVFENAIFPWRGESMGWFRDELVNNAYKFDFPIHKPFFQLTEDQKDLIWTGNKYFQGLNSFFKELEEKNYKIQNRVMLSRYRGKTKCHVCKGKRLRIEASYVKINGKTVSDLVDLPIQHLVTFFKNIDLDVYEKQIAKRLLIEINNRLSFLTEVGLNYLTLNRNSSTLSGGESQRINLATSLGSSLVGSMYILDEPSIGLHPKDTERLIKVLLSLRDLGNTVIVVEHDEDIMKAADMIIDIGPEAGTLGGNLVAQGTYDEILKSSSLTAKYLNGELEIAVPKKRRAFKNFIEIKGARENNLQNIDVTFPLDVLTVITGVSGSGKSTLVKKILFPAMQKKLDNAGEKAGQFSEISGSFSQIKHIEYVDQNPIGRSSRSNPVTYIKAYDDIRELYAKEKLSKVRGYQAKHFSFNVDGGRCETCKGEGSINVEMVFMADVQLPCETCNGKRFKKEVLEVAFDGKNIHDILTMTIDDAIAFFEKNKQTKITQKLQPLQDVGLGYVQLGQSSSTLSGGEAQRIKLASFLVKGATKEKALFVFDEPTTGLHFHDIKKLLKSFDALIEKGHSILVIEHNLDLIKCADWVIDLGPEGGENGGLLLAVGTPEEIVKNKKSITAKYLKEKL; encoded by the coding sequence GGGTTATCTGGTTCCGGAAAATCAAGTTTAGCATTTGACACCTTATATGCAGAAGGACAACGTCGTTATGTAGAAAGCTTATCTTCTTATGCGAGGCAATTCCTAGGTCGTTTAGACAAACCAAAAGTAGAATACATAAAAGGAATTGCACCCGCGATTGCCATCGAGCAAAAGGTCAATACCACAAATGCTCGTTCAACAGTTGGAACTTCTACCGAAATATACGATTACATTAAACTACTATATGCTAGAATTGGCAGGACATACTCGCCTATTTCGGGATTGGAAGTCAAAAAAAATACGGTAACTGATGTTGTCACAACTGTAAAAGATTTTGAATTGGAAAGCAAATGGTTACTCCTTGCTCCTATTCATCTTGAAGAAGGTCGCCAGCTCGAAGACAAACTAAAAGTATTATTACAACAAGGATTTGCAAGGATTTTAGTCAATAATGTAATGGTACGTTTGGATGATTTTGATATTTCTGAACAACATACTTTAGATCACAAAGACATTTTACTTATTATTGACAGAATAGTAGTCAAAGAAGAAGAAGAGTTTTACAATCGATTATCAGATGCGGTACAAACTGCCTTTTTTGAAGGGAAAGGTATTTGCTTTTTACACGAATTAAATTCAGACAAAAAGTTTTCTTTTTCTAATAATTTTGAATTGGACGGAATTACTTTTCTAGAACCCAACGTTCATTTATTTAGCTTCAACAATCCATATGGAGCTTGCCCTGTTTGCGAAGGTTACGGAAATATTATAGGAATCGATGCCGAATTGGTCGTTCCCAATACTTCACTTTCTGTTTTTGAAAATGCCATTTTCCCTTGGCGTGGCGAAAGTATGGGTTGGTTTCGTGATGAATTGGTCAACAACGCCTACAAATTTGATTTTCCAATTCACAAGCCTTTTTTTCAACTTACTGAAGATCAAAAAGACTTGATCTGGACCGGAAACAAATATTTTCAAGGTCTAAATAGCTTTTTTAAAGAACTTGAAGAAAAAAATTATAAAATTCAAAATAGAGTGATGCTTTCGCGTTACAGAGGCAAAACCAAATGCCATGTTTGCAAAGGTAAACGCTTGAGAATTGAAGCTTCGTATGTGAAAATCAATGGTAAAACCGTATCCGATTTGGTAGATTTACCAATACAACATTTGGTTACTTTTTTCAAAAATATTGATTTGGATGTGTATGAAAAACAAATAGCCAAGAGATTATTAATCGAAATCAACAATCGATTGTCTTTTTTAACCGAAGTAGGTTTGAATTATTTGACTTTAAACAGAAATTCTTCAACACTTTCTGGAGGAGAATCCCAACGAATTAATTTAGCGACTTCACTGGGGAGCAGTTTGGTGGGATCGATGTACATTCTAGATGAACCAAGTATCGGTTTACATCCAAAAGACACCGAACGATTAATTAAAGTTTTACTCTCTCTACGAGATTTAGGCAATACTGTAATAGTAGTTGAACATGATGAAGATATAATGAAAGCGGCCGATATGATCATTGATATCGGACCCGAAGCAGGTACTTTGGGAGGTAATCTAGTCGCTCAAGGAACTTATGATGAAATACTCAAATCAAGCTCGCTAACCGCAAAATATTTGAATGGTGAACTTGAAATTGCTGTACCTAAAAAACGCAGAGCATTCAAGAATTTTATTGAAATAAAAGGGGCTAGGGAAAATAATCTACAAAATATAGATGTTACTTTTCCGCTCGATGTTTTAACGGTAATTACAGGAGTTTCTGGAAGTGGAAAAAGTACTTTGGTCAAGAAAATACTTTTCCCTGCTATGCAAAAAAAACTGGACAATGCAGGAGAAAAAGCGGGACAATTCAGCGAAATTTCAGGCTCATTTTCACAAATTAAACATATTGAATACGTAGATCAAAATCCAATTGGAAGAAGTTCACGCTCTAACCCTGTTACGTATATAAAAGCCTATGACGATATAAGAGAATTGTATGCAAAGGAAAAACTTTCGAAAGTAAGAGGGTATCAAGCCAAACATTTCTCTTTTAATGTAGATGGAGGTCGTTGCGAAACCTGCAAAGGAGAAGGATCAATAAATGTAGAAATGGTATTTATGGCAGATGTGCAATTGCCTTGCGAAACCTGTAACGGAAAACGTTTCAAAAAAGAAGTTCTCGAAGTCGCTTTTGATGGCAAAAACATTCACGACATTCTAACAATGACCATTGATGATGCTATTGCTTTTTTTGAAAAAAATAAGCAAACAAAAATCACTCAAAAGCTACAACCGTTGCAAGATGTTGGTTTGGGTTATGTACAATTAGGACAATCCTCATCTACACTTTCGGGAGGAGAAGCACAACGTATCAAACTTGCCTCTTTTTTAGTTAAAGGAGCGACCAAAGAAAAAGCCCTTTTTGTATTTGATGAACCTACAACTGGATTACACTTTCATGATATCAAGAAATTATTGAAGTCTTTTGACGCTTTGATAGAAAAAGGACATTCTATCCTTGTGATCGAACACAATCTTGACCTTATAAAATGTGCCGATTGGGTTATTGACCTTGGTCCAGAAGGAGGCGAAAACGGAGGTTTATTACTCGCAGTGGGAACTCCAGAGGAGATTGTGAAAAACAAAAAATCGATTACAGCCAAATATTTAAAAGAAAAACTATAA
- a CDS encoding DUF4834 family protein yields the protein MQTASFSGFIEMIFYMIAFYYIFKFLAKLFLPIVVKKVVEKAGQNFQQQQQQRSQQTTWKKTSNNDEIIIDTANSKNPRETKKVGDYVDYEEID from the coding sequence ATGCAAACAGCCTCTTTTTCGGGTTTTATAGAAATGATATTTTATATGATAGCTTTCTATTATATATTTAAATTTTTGGCTAAACTATTTTTACCAATAGTAGTAAAAAAAGTTGTAGAAAAGGCTGGTCAAAATTTTCAGCAACAACAGCAACAGCGCTCTCAGCAAACAACTTGGAAGAAAACATCGAATAATGATGAAATTATAATTGACACTGCCAATAGTAAAAACCCACGTGAGACCAAAAAAGTGGGTGATTATGTCGATTATGAAGAAATTGATTAG
- a CDS encoding mechanosensitive ion channel family protein produces the protein MIKFIIKLICLLLISSTVLFSQNQIRKGTVTDSIEKEKINPELSGYPVVPFKDTLFLIYNKIGSFTAKERAKAISDRIKSLYEEPYFYPDSIVLIKSDISVDIVYNDDFVVMSVTDLDAKSVGSEKFQLAHKNLSIILKSILFQKENNSAENWLKRIGLVLLLVVFVGIIVFAINKLFRWIQFFLRKRKERYFAGIKIKESYIFTPEKELDFVIKFILLIRLLVLLFVFYISLPAIFSVFPETKAYASTLLKWIFSPARAALIGFVDFLPNLFSILVIVGLFHYLLKAIKFFVDEIQKGQIKIEGFYSDWAKPTFNIIRVLIYAFMVVVIFPYLPGSNSPVFQGVSVFVGVLFSLGSSNAIANMIAGLVITYMRPFKIGDFIKIGDVKGTVIEKTTLVTRIRTAKQEDITIPNATVLSSSSVNYSANTYENGNGLLIHTNVTIGYDCPWKEIHKALIDAALRTDLVEKTPVPFVLQNSLDDFYVSYEINVYTKHPNQQPLIYSNLHQNIQDCFNEAGIEIMSPHYNSLRDGNKTTIPGNYLNKDYESPSFNFKSEK, from the coding sequence ATGATTAAATTTATAATAAAATTAATTTGTTTGTTACTTATTAGTTCGACAGTTCTTTTTTCTCAAAATCAGATCAGAAAAGGAACTGTTACAGATAGCATAGAAAAAGAAAAAATAAATCCTGAATTAAGTGGTTATCCAGTTGTACCATTTAAAGACACTCTGTTTTTAATATATAATAAAATTGGTTCATTTACTGCTAAGGAACGCGCAAAAGCAATTAGCGATAGAATAAAATCCTTATATGAGGAACCCTATTTTTATCCCGATTCTATAGTATTGATAAAATCTGATATCAGCGTTGATATTGTTTATAATGATGATTTTGTAGTGATGTCGGTAACTGATTTAGATGCTAAATCTGTTGGGAGTGAAAAATTTCAACTTGCACATAAAAATCTTTCGATTATCCTGAAATCGATTCTTTTTCAAAAAGAAAACAATTCTGCTGAAAATTGGTTAAAACGAATTGGACTTGTTTTGTTATTAGTTGTGTTTGTTGGAATAATCGTATTTGCAATCAATAAATTATTTAGATGGATTCAATTTTTTCTTAGAAAGAGAAAAGAGCGTTATTTTGCGGGAATTAAAATTAAGGAATCTTATATTTTTACACCAGAAAAAGAATTAGATTTTGTTATAAAATTCATTTTGTTGATTCGTTTGCTGGTTTTACTTTTTGTTTTTTATATTTCTTTGCCTGCTATATTTAGTGTTTTTCCTGAGACAAAAGCGTATGCATCTACTCTTTTAAAGTGGATTTTTTCTCCTGCCAGGGCTGCTTTAATAGGATTTGTTGATTTTCTGCCCAATTTATTTTCGATTTTGGTTATTGTAGGGTTATTCCATTATTTGTTAAAAGCTATTAAATTTTTTGTAGATGAGATACAGAAGGGTCAGATAAAAATTGAAGGTTTTTATAGTGATTGGGCTAAACCAACTTTTAATATTATAAGAGTATTGATTTATGCTTTTATGGTTGTTGTTATTTTTCCTTATTTACCAGGTTCTAATTCTCCTGTATTTCAAGGGGTATCAGTTTTTGTTGGAGTTTTATTTTCTTTAGGTTCTTCAAATGCAATTGCCAATATGATAGCTGGATTGGTTATTACCTATATGCGTCCTTTTAAAATTGGAGATTTTATAAAAATTGGGGATGTTAAAGGAACTGTAATTGAAAAAACTACTTTGGTAACAAGGATTCGAACTGCAAAACAGGAAGATATTACAATACCAAATGCAACAGTTTTGTCAAGCTCCAGTGTTAACTATTCTGCAAATACCTATGAAAATGGTAATGGATTACTGATTCATACCAATGTAACAATTGGTTATGATTGTCCTTGGAAGGAAATTCATAAAGCGCTAATTGATGCAGCTTTGAGAACAGATTTAGTAGAGAAAACTCCAGTCCCCTTTGTTTTGCAAAACAGTCTAGATGATTTTTATGTTTCTTATGAAATTAATGTGTATACTAAACATCCCAACCAACAACCATTAATTTATTCCAATTTGCACCAAAATATTCAAGATTGTTTTAATGAAGCTGGGATTGAAATTATGTCACCACATTATAATTCTCTACGAGATGGGAATAAAACTACTATACCTGGCAACTATTTGAATAAAGACTATGAATCTCCTTCATTTAATTTTAAATCTGAAAAATAA
- a CDS encoding glycosyltransferase family 4 protein, which yields MDTKKILIITYYWPPAGGPGVQRWLKFVKYLPDFDIQPIVYIPENPTYPIVDANLGKEVSDKAIVLKQKIFEPYQLASVFSKNKTKKISSGIIPNQKKQTFLEKTMLWVRGNLFIPDARVFWVKPSVKYLEKYIVENKIDTIITSGPPHSLHLIGLVLKQKLKVTWFADFRDPWTTIGYHKSLKLSAKAENKHKALEFRVLNTADTIIVTSKTTKSEFRAITNKPIAVITNGFDTEPLTPVTLDSKFSLAHIGSFLSERNPTILWESLTELLQEIPDFKNHLELKLIGAVSQEVLDTISRFNLERYLNNLGYVSHSEAVAHQRNSQVLLLIEIDSAETKSIIPGKLFEYMVSNRPIIGIGPKDSDFAEIITETNTGVFFEYTEKEKLKHTIKSYYNQFLEGKLQSYGVGLQKYSRKNLTKELSKLIHSKV from the coding sequence TTGGACACAAAAAAAATCCTTATTATAACGTACTATTGGCCACCAGCTGGAGGGCCTGGTGTTCAGCGTTGGCTTAAGTTTGTAAAATATTTGCCGGATTTTGATATTCAGCCCATTGTTTATATTCCTGAGAATCCAACTTATCCAATTGTTGATGCCAATTTAGGAAAAGAAGTATCGGATAAAGCGATTGTTTTAAAGCAAAAAATTTTCGAGCCGTATCAATTGGCTTCGGTTTTTTCTAAAAATAAAACCAAAAAAATTAGTTCGGGTATTATTCCAAATCAGAAGAAACAAACTTTTCTGGAAAAGACTATGTTGTGGGTTCGCGGCAATCTATTTATTCCTGATGCACGAGTTTTTTGGGTTAAACCATCTGTAAAGTACTTGGAAAAATACATTGTTGAGAATAAAATTGATACCATAATTACATCTGGGCCTCCACATAGTTTACATCTAATTGGATTGGTTTTAAAGCAAAAATTAAAAGTAACTTGGTTTGCTGATTTTAGGGATCCTTGGACAACTATCGGTTATCATAAATCGTTAAAATTATCAGCCAAAGCAGAAAACAAACACAAAGCATTGGAATTTCGTGTCTTGAATACTGCCGATACTATTATTGTCACCAGTAAAACAACTAAATCTGAATTTAGAGCAATAACAAACAAACCAATCGCTGTTATTACCAATGGATTTGATACAGAACCCCTAACACCCGTTACTTTAGATTCTAAATTCAGTTTGGCGCATATAGGTTCTTTTTTGTCAGAACGAAATCCAACTATATTGTGGGAATCTTTAACCGAATTGCTTCAGGAAATACCTGATTTTAAAAATCATTTAGAACTTAAATTAATAGGAGCCGTTAGTCAGGAAGTGTTAGATACTATTTCACGATTTAATTTGGAAAGGTATTTGAATAATTTAGGATATGTTTCCCATTCGGAAGCGGTGGCGCACCAAAGGAATTCTCAAGTATTGTTGCTTATCGAAATTGACTCTGCGGAAACCAAAAGTATTATTCCCGGAAAATTATTTGAATATATGGTTTCTAATAGACCAATTATTGGAATTGGCCCAAAAGATTCTGATTTTGCCGAAATCATAACAGAAACCAATACAGGTGTATTTTTTGAATATACAGAGAAGGAAAAACTAAAACACACCATTAAATCGTATTACAATCAATTTTTGGAAGGGAAATTACAATCTTATGGTGTAGGTTTGCAAAAATATTCCAGAAAAAATTTAACCAAAGAATTATCAAAATTGATACATTCAAAGGTTTAA
- a CDS encoding oligosaccharide flippase family protein, which yields MGIVLNQSLKNTIITYIGFAIGGISTLFLFPPILGKTFYGLSNYILSCANVIMPLFAIGMQNTLVKFYSQCKSEKEQNQFLSFTVLFPILLIIPILLIGLFFYDEIAFFVTKKNPIVKDFIWLIPFVGICMAYFEIFYAWARVHMFSVFGNFIKEVGLRLFSLIALLGIYFKWITVVDFIYLTAGIYFVAFLVTMFYAFRIKKPVFQFTIPWNVKEILVYTSYIILSGSVANLLLDGDKIMLNQYMDIGNIAFYSVATYIALVISVPSRAMHQIVYPITAKLMHENKHDELNVLYKKTSINLQIVGGFVMLCIFVNIDQLYEMMPKEYCGGILVVFMIGLSKYFDLILGNNNAIIFNSKYYRAVLFLGVGLVVLTVVLNMIFIPLFGIIGSAFATLLSITCYSLAKLLFVVKRMHLFPFTKQNLISAGISLFVFLLFYFWQFPLHPIVGIVLKSILVTIVYGFINYKMIVSPEINQTFDKLLVKLRIIK from the coding sequence ATGGGTATAGTATTAAATCAGTCTTTAAAAAATACAATAATAACCTATATCGGTTTTGCAATAGGGGGAATAAGTACACTGTTTTTGTTTCCTCCAATTTTAGGTAAAACATTTTATGGATTGTCTAATTATATTTTATCATGTGCCAATGTAATTATGCCATTATTTGCAATTGGAATGCAAAATACATTGGTGAAGTTTTATTCGCAATGCAAATCTGAAAAAGAGCAAAATCAGTTTCTGTCATTTACGGTTTTGTTCCCTATTTTGTTAATTATTCCAATCCTTTTAATTGGATTGTTTTTTTATGATGAAATTGCCTTTTTTGTAACAAAGAAAAATCCAATTGTAAAAGATTTTATTTGGCTTATTCCTTTTGTAGGTATCTGTATGGCTTATTTTGAGATTTTTTATGCTTGGGCTAGGGTACATATGTTTTCCGTTTTTGGTAACTTTATAAAGGAGGTAGGTTTGCGTTTATTTTCATTAATTGCTCTTTTGGGAATATATTTTAAATGGATTACAGTTGTTGACTTTATTTATTTGACTGCTGGAATATACTTTGTAGCATTTTTGGTTACCATGTTTTATGCTTTTAGGATAAAAAAGCCTGTTTTTCAATTTACAATACCTTGGAATGTAAAAGAAATTTTAGTGTATACTTCGTATATTATTTTGTCGGGTAGTGTTGCAAATTTGCTTCTTGATGGCGATAAAATAATGCTTAATCAATATATGGATATTGGGAACATTGCTTTTTATTCTGTAGCCACATATATTGCATTAGTAATTTCGGTGCCAAGTCGAGCGATGCACCAAATTGTATATCCTATTACAGCAAAACTGATGCATGAAAACAAGCATGATGAACTAAATGTTTTGTATAAAAAAACTTCGATTAATCTTCAAATTGTAGGAGGTTTTGTTATGTTGTGTATTTTTGTTAATATCGATCAATTGTATGAAATGATGCCGAAAGAGTATTGTGGAGGTATATTGGTAGTTTTTATGATTGGGCTTTCAAAATATTTTGATCTGATATTAGGCAATAATAATGCGATCATCTTTAATTCAAAATATTATCGTGCCGTATTGTTTTTGGGTGTAGGTTTAGTAGTTTTAACAGTAGTTTTGAATATGATTTTTATACCGTTATTTGGAATTATTGGCTCCGCATTCGCTACTTTATTATCGATAACATGTTATAGTTTAGCTAAATTGCTTTTTGTTGTAAAACGCATGCATTTGTTTCCTTTTACTAAACAAAACTTGATTTCAGCAGGAATTTCTTTGTTCGTATTTTTGCTGTTTTACTTTTGGCAGTTTCCTTTGCATCCAATCGTTGGTATAGTGTTAAAATCTATTCTGGTAACAATTGTATATGGTTTTATCAATTATAAAATGATAGTTTCGCCTGAAATTAATCAAACGTTTGATAAATTACTTGTAAAATTGAGAATAATCAAATAA
- a CDS encoding YfhO family protein: MKQLQKFFPHALAIFGFILVSTLYFFPVLQGKQIFQSDIAQYTGMAKEQNDFRATHHEEPYWTNSAFGGMPTYQLGAKYPHDYVGAIDDVLRFLPRPADYLFLYFLSFYILMLVLKADPLKAFFGALAFGFSTYLIIILGVGHNAKAHAIAYMPMVVAGFVMVFQRKYILGGLLAMFALALEINANHFQMTYYLLILLLILSGYFIYEGIKSKEYKSLLYSIGTLIGAGIIAIGSNATNLLATVEYANFSTRGKSDLSFNPDGSKRTTDVAMSRDYITEYSYGIAESFNLIAPRLFGGSNNEKVGTDSEMFEFMISQGVPEAQATDFVSGMPTYWGDQPIVSAPAYIGAVVFFLGILALFIDERKIKYAFLGGALVTLILSWGKNFPALTDFCIDHIPMYNKFRAVSSIQVILELCFPVLAIMGLQSFFKLEKEKQLKPLLQSGAIGLGLILILFLSKSLFTFSGVNDSSFLENYGPSFVDALKADRRSLYSADLLRSGFFILIAAGTLWLFVKNKIAQNTAIILVGLFMVSDLFFVDKNYVSNKDFISAREVEVPFQETPTDTEILKDTTNYRVFDIQGLMQARTSYFHKAIGGYSAVKPQRMQQLFDYQIAKNNVEILNMLNVKYVIQLDKDGKEYPIINPDANGNAWFVSGVKLVTNPDEEMKALDKVNSKNLAIINGNEFSEIKNKAFAKDSSATITLDDYQPNKLKYTSNNSNEGLAVFSEMYYEKGWKALIDGKETPIMRADYALRAIVVPAGKHSIEFKFEPQVVKTGSVITLVSSIGMLFLLIGGIYFEKKNGFKNMN, translated from the coding sequence ATGAAGCAACTTCAAAAGTTCTTTCCGCACGCACTAGCCATTTTTGGTTTTATTCTAGTTTCTACACTTTATTTCTTTCCAGTATTACAAGGAAAACAGATTTTTCAATCGGATATTGCTCAATATACTGGAATGGCCAAAGAGCAAAATGATTTTAGAGCAACTCATCACGAAGAACCTTATTGGACAAATTCTGCATTTGGGGGAATGCCAACCTATCAATTGGGGGCTAAATATCCTCACGATTATGTAGGCGCCATTGATGATGTATTGCGTTTTTTACCACGACCAGCGGATTATTTATTCTTATATTTTCTTAGTTTTTATATTTTAATGTTGGTTTTAAAAGCGGATCCGTTAAAAGCTTTTTTTGGTGCATTGGCATTTGGTTTTTCTACTTACTTAATTATAATTCTTGGAGTTGGACATAATGCCAAAGCGCATGCAATTGCCTATATGCCGATGGTTGTGGCTGGTTTTGTAATGGTTTTTCAACGGAAATATATTTTAGGTGGATTGCTCGCCATGTTTGCTTTGGCATTAGAAATAAATGCTAATCACTTTCAAATGACTTACTATTTATTGATTTTATTATTAATTCTTTCGGGATATTTTATTTATGAAGGGATTAAATCAAAAGAATATAAGTCTTTATTGTATTCGATAGGAACTCTAATAGGTGCTGGTATTATAGCCATTGGTTCCAACGCAACAAATTTATTGGCGACCGTCGAATATGCCAATTTTAGTACTCGTGGAAAAAGCGATTTAAGCTTTAACCCAGACGGTTCAAAACGAACTACTGATGTTGCAATGTCTCGTGACTATATTACAGAATACAGTTATGGTATCGCGGAAAGTTTTAATCTTATTGCACCTCGATTATTTGGAGGATCTAATAATGAAAAGGTTGGAACAGATAGTGAAATGTTTGAGTTTATGATTTCACAGGGAGTACCAGAAGCTCAAGCCACCGATTTTGTTTCGGGTATGCCTACGTATTGGGGGGATCAGCCTATTGTATCTGCGCCAGCATATATAGGAGCAGTGGTTTTCTTTTTGGGAATTTTGGCTTTGTTTATTGATGAAAGGAAAATTAAATATGCATTCTTAGGTGGAGCTCTAGTTACTTTAATTCTTTCTTGGGGGAAAAACTTTCCTGCTTTGACGGATTTTTGTATCGATCATATTCCTATGTATAATAAGTTTAGAGCAGTATCATCTATTCAAGTTATTCTGGAATTGTGTTTTCCGGTTTTGGCAATTATGGGGTTGCAATCTTTTTTTAAATTAGAAAAAGAGAAACAATTAAAACCGTTGTTGCAATCAGGGGCAATTGGATTAGGATTGATTTTGATTCTGTTCTTGTCCAAAAGTTTATTTACTTTTTCAGGTGTAAATGATAGTTCTTTTCTTGAAAATTATGGGCCGAGTTTTGTAGATGCCTTAAAAGCAGATAGAAGATCATTGTATAGTGCAGATTTATTACGATCTGGTTTTTTTATTTTGATAGCTGCTGGTACTTTATGGCTGTTCGTTAAAAATAAAATTGCCCAAAACACGGCTATTATTTTGGTTGGCTTATTTATGGTGTCTGATTTATTTTTTGTGGACAAAAATTATGTTTCGAACAAAGATTTTATAAGCGCTAGAGAAGTTGAAGTGCCTTTTCAAGAAACACCAACTGATACAGAAATTCTAAAAGACACTACTAATTATCGTGTTTTTGATATACAAGGTCTAATGCAAGCACGAACTTCTTATTTTCATAAAGCAATTGGAGGATATAGTGCTGTCAAGCCTCAAAGAATGCAACAATTATTTGATTATCAAATTGCCAAAAACAATGTGGAAATACTTAATATGTTGAATGTAAAGTATGTGATTCAATTAGATAAAGATGGAAAGGAATATCCAATTATTAACCCAGATGCCAATGGAAACGCTTGGTTTGTAAGTGGAGTTAAATTGGTAACTAATCCAGATGAAGAAATGAAAGCTTTGGATAAAGTGAATTCTAAAAACCTAGCTATTATCAATGGGAATGAATTTTCGGAAATAAAGAATAAGGCTTTCGCCAAAGACAGTTCGGCTACCATAACCTTGGATGACTATCAGCCTAATAAATTGAAATATACATCAAACAATTCTAATGAAGGTTTAGCTGTTTTCTCTGAGATGTATTATGAAAAAGGCTGGAAAGCTTTAATTGATGGTAAAGAGACTCCAATCATGAGAGCTGATTATGCTTTGAGAGCTATTGTAGTTCCAGCAGGAAAACATAGCATCGAATTCAAGTTTGAGCCTCAAGTAGTGAAAACAGGAAGTGTAATTACGCTTGTTAGTTCGATTGGAATGTTGTTTCTTTTGATTGGTGGGATTTACTTTGAGAAAAAGAATGGATTTAAGAACATGAATTAA